CAAGGCCCAGTATTCTGACCCAAGATTTGAAATTCAGTTTTACGAATTGGAAAATCTGTCCTGCGATATGGCCATGGTTAAACTGAGAATTCGATTTACTGGAGACCAACCTGGCACCAACGGCGAAAACGTCTATGTTGCCGGCATGAATATTCACATTCATTGTTATCCGGAACCCAATTCCGGCAACATCATCCGGATTGATCCGGCAACCACCAAAGCAAGTTTTCATTCTATTCTCAAAGCGCAGTCCTGGATAGACGTGAGCAATCCGGGATCCAATGAAGAAGAATTGCTTTTATCAGGAGACAATCCAAACGGATCTTGCTGCGATGGCGACATGGTATTTGTAGAGGGTGTGGTTTACGATCTTTGTACCATCTACATGTATGTGGAAGGTACCGGTCTGTTGGAATTTGAAGACATGGTGGAGCCAACCGTCACCTTTGATTACCATGCTACTTCAAGCACCTGGATACGGGATGAATTTGAAATCTATGGTACCTGGGGCGACTATCCTTTGTATGTCAATCCGGTTTCCGGAAATTACAACATCAGTGGAAAAATTTTAAGACAACCCAACGATCCAAATGTGCATTGTCCGGATGGGATGCCTTTGGTTGGGGTAAGCATCACGCTGACGGAACCGGATCCCGATATCGATTTGGAATCGGTTGCCAATTTTGAGGGCGACTGGTGTTTTCCGGCTGCCTACGATGACAGCCACAACATAAGTTTATACGGCATAGGTATCGGAGAAGAATTGTGCGGGGTAAGCACAGCTGATATCGTTCGCATTCAAAGACATATCCTGGGCTTGCAGACCTTTAATACACGATGGGAAAAACTTGCTGCCGATGCCAACAATAATTTATACATCACGGCAGCAGATATCGCTTGTATCCGCAAAGCTATTCTTGGAGCATCTACAGAAGAATATTGCCCTTTATTCAGTCAATCCTGGAGATACGAAACTACAGATAGTTATGGGCAAAGTCATAATCCTGAACTGCTTCGCGAAACGGACTATGTTGATTTAGTATCTACTACAGCCCTGTCAGACATTGATTTTTATGCCTATAAAGTTGGTGATGTAGATGGAAGTTGTGACGATTGTCAGACCATTCAGAACAACAACATTGAAATCAGATCCAATTACGACACCCTGACACTGGCACTGGGAAACCCCCAGGCGTACGGTATTACCGGAAATTACAAAATCCCGGTTTATTGTAAGTTGGAGACAGATCTGACGCTTTTGTCTATCAGCATACATGATCCTTCTTCATCGCTTATCGGATTGAGCAACTGGTTTTTGGATTTTGGAGATATCCGGGGAGATTACCAGATCAGCGGAAATGGGTCTGATCTGGATCTGATGTGGATGATTGACACGGTTGAATCGGTCGAAGTGCCTGAAGATACCTTACTTTTTTACATTATTGCCGAAGATTCGACCAACAATTTTACATTAAATGTTAGTCCTGTGAGTCAGATCAGGAATAACTGGTATCCCAGCACTTCCGATTCTGGTCCTGTAAAACTGATCAAAGAAATCGGTAGTTTTGGTTTAAAGAAAGACGGTTCCTTTGTATATCCAAATCCAGGGCGTCATGAATTGGTAATCTCTCTCAAAGAGGCCGGATTACAACAAGCAGATCTTATCATCAGAAATGTGGAAGGGACCCCGGTGCTTCAACTTAAGGACATCAAAAAAGATGTTTTGCTGATACCGGTACACGAGCTGAAATCCGGAATGTATTTTATTTCTTTGGAAGATCGTTCAAACAAACGGGTACAAAAGTGGATTAAATTCTAAACCCGAATGAATACACTGCAATTCTAAAACCACTGCTATGAAAAAATTAATGCAACTTGTTTTAATTGTTATCCTTGCTCCTGAATTGGGTGATGCACAACAAATGTATTATTTTTCATGGCAGTATGGTTTTGGAATTGCTGAGTATTCAAATTGCAGCATTGTTCAAAGAATACCCTTGGCAAAAGCTCTGCCTGGCGCAACAATCAATATCATAAAATTTCCAGACGGCAGGTTATACAGGGCTTCTGAATGGGATGGCGGATTTTTTAACGATTCCATCCCTGTGGTTTATACACCCATAAAAAAACATAAATATTCAGATATTGGCAGAATCAATGAAAGAGCTGTCTCTGTTTGTGTAGATTCCAGATCACTTATATACATCGTCATGCGAACCTGGGATGATTCAACTTTATCCTACCTGATGGAATATGACTATACAACAGGCCGTTTTACGATATTGGGCAATGTCAACAAGGGTCTGCGCAGTATTCTGGCTGTTGGAAATAAATTATTGGGGTTTGAAGAAATTCTTCAACCCTACAGACATTATAGAATGATCCAGATGAATCCCTACGAACCTGAAAAAGCCAAAGTTCTGTTTACGGTAGATTCCACGCTTTGGGTAAAAGATTACAGCCCTAAACACATTAGTCCTTATCTTTGTTTATTCAAAGCCTACGAATCCTGCGATCAATTAAACCTGATGTTGAGTTCTTTCACCAACAACGATTCGCTCACCCGATTTTATAAAATTGATTTTAATCAAAAGAAGCTGGTACCCGCTTGTACCATACCTATGCATTTCGAATTTCAAAACAATGAAGGATACCGTGGTTACGATTATCTGAGAGAATGCGATTTTCAGTTTGACTTCGATCTAAACAACTCAACAGACAGCGTGCGAAATTGCCGGATAGCCTATACATGTCCGCGAATCGAACAAGAAATCCATGACCTGGATTGGGATTATCACAGCGATGGTTCACTCGACTCCATACATGTAGAGATTTTGAGTGGAAATGTGGATTCCATCAATGAGTATATTTGGGCCGCCTACCTTCCTCCGGGTGCTATTGTTATCGGTAACCGGTCTGCTGATTTAAAAATTTATTCGACACTTAAAATATCAGGACAAGAAATCAAAAAAATTCTGGGAGGTATTCGTTACAAAAATGATCTGAACAATCCCAGCCCTGGCGAACGTACATTGCGAACAACTGTTTTTATTCCATGGTTTGAGGATACAGCCAATTCCCGGATAACCATCCCCCAATTTCAGAATAAACTTCAAGACACCAGCATCTGGTTGTGTCCACAAAATGGTATGTTTGATTTATCTGCTTTGCATTTTCAACAATCAATAAACGGGATCTGGATGGAAAACGATTTGAACAATGGTTTCATCAATACTTCAAAGACTCCATCAGGTACATTTCACTACTTGTATCAACGAGTTGATCATTGTCCCACGGACACTGCACAACTTCAATTGAATTATTATGAAAATCCCTTGATTGAATTAGGGTCTAATACCATTGCTGAAGGACATACCATCCAAAAAATTAATTTGAATTCAACATATCAAAATATTCAATCTATTCAATGGTTTCAAAATGGCCAACTTGTCGCCATAGACACCAGAGAATTTGAGTTTGAAATGAATCAGGATGTTTTAATCAGAGTTAATGTCCAAACGGATGATGATTGTGTATTTCAGGATTCTATATTCTTTGCCTTATCTGTTGATCAAAATGATATTTGGATACCGGATGCCTTTTCTCCCAACGGTGACCAGATCAATGATCTGTTTACCATCAAAGGCAAATACGACATTCATATTCATTCTCTGGATATTTTCGATCGGTGGGGAAATCTGGTCTTTTTTCAAAAGGATTTTTCTGCAAATGACTACACCAAAAGTTGGAACGGTTTTGTAAATAATCAACCGGTCAACCCGGGCACTTATATTTACCAACTCGTTTTTGCCGTCACTTCGGGTGTAAAAACGATGAAGAACGGTACTTTACATTTGATTCGTTAAAGGTGAATCGAGGCGTTTTCCTGTTTTTAATTGTTTAGCTGTTTTAAGAAGATGAGATTCACTATCGAAATCTCCAATCATTTAAAAAAAGATCACTAAAAATTATCTTTATGGTTGGATAAACTGTTGATGTAAACAAGAATTAAATACGATATCCTTTTACTTTTCATCATAATGGCTTGTAATCCAAATTTATTTATTAAATGCTTATTTCGGTTATAATCGCCTATGGGCACATTTAATTAAGAAAAAACCAATTATCAAGATAGATTTTTATTTCTAAATATTTCTCAGACTTACTACACTCATTTAATATTCATTCTAAGAATGATTGAATGATAAACCCAGCCAAATTTCGATCTTTTCTTTGCAGGTTAAGGTTGGGAATAAAATAATTCTTTCTTAGCATATGACAGTTTTTGATATATGAAAAAATTGCCATATATGCGGTTGATAATCAATATTTTACAAGAATTCCACAAGATATGGCAACTGAATGTAAAGTTAATGCCATCCTGAGAATATTAAAGTTGAACTCGAAAATGTGAATTTTAGCAGACTCAAAAAAATGGCCTTAATGATAAACGCCATTATTAAAACCCAAACGATATGTCTATGGCTCTTGTGTGAAGTTATTGACATAAGTACAAAATTGCTGAGCATAAACAAGAAATTGCAACGGTTTGTCTCTGAAGTCAAATTTGATCAGAATCAAATCGCAAAGTTTGTTCACCAAGTGTACAAAGTGGAAGATGATGTATATTTAATTATAGATAGAACGAATTGGAAACTGGGTGAAACGAATTTAAATATTTTGATGTTGGTACTTAGTTGGAACGGAAAAGGGATTCCATTATTTTGGAAACCAATGGACAAAAGAGGCAATTCAAATTTGGATGAAAAAATGGAATTACTAAACAAGTTTAAAAATGCATTTCCCAAAATAAAAATAGCTGGGCTGCTAGCAGATAGGGAGTTTATAGGTGAGGACTGGTTTATGGAATTAATAAAAAGGAAATTCCATTCTTCATAAGAGTTCTGAATAATTTTCTGATACAAAAGAGATACATAATGCAGAAAATTAGATCTCTATTTAGAAAATTACCATTGAATGGATCAAAATTATTCCATCAAAATAAAAGTGTTAAATGTACCATTGTTTATAGCTGGCACGAAGAAAAGAAATAAATTTAACAATGTAGATAATTGTATAGTTGTTTCATATGTAAATGATGAAAACCCACTACAAGAATATAGGCAGCAATGGCAAATAGAAAATATGTTCCGAAATATGAAAAGTTCAGGATTTGATTTGGAGTCAACTCATGTGACCAAATATGACTGATTAAATAATGTATTGACAATGATAAGTATCGCTTATGTTTGGGTTGTTAAATTTGGAGATAAGATACAGTCTACAATGAACTAAGCTGAAATATTGGTGCTTGAAAATAGGAATATAAGCATTTTTAGGCTTGGTTTGAGACACTTAAAAATGCATTGAACTCAATGAAATAACAGGCTCTGACGGTTTATGTTAAATTATTGTCATATACTTAGTAATTCTTTATAAAGTTTAAAAGACCAATTATCACCAACTTTTGTCATGCTTCCAATATTAGCTACTTTCGCAAATTGATTTCACTTATGAAAAAAAATGTACTGATCCTGGGATCCGGCGCCCGTGAACATGCACTGGCTTTAAAAATATTACAAAGCGACTTATTAGGACAACTTTTTGTCATGCCAGGCAATCCCGGAACCATGTCGGTCGCACTAAATATTCCGGGTGATATCATGGATATCCATGCCGTCGTAAATACAGTCCGAGAGTTTGATATTGACCTGGTAGTCTGTGGACCCGAAGCTCCCTTGGATGCAGGAATCATGGACGCTTTGTCCAAAATGGAGGGAAAATATAAACCAATTCTAATTGGACCTACGCAGGCTGGAGCACAACTTGAAAGCAGTAAAGCTTTTGCAAAAACATTTATGCAAAAACATGGAATACCTACTGCAACTTATAAGATCTTTCAAAAAAATCAACTCGATGAAGCAATGGAATTTTGCAGCACATTGGTACCCCCCATCGTTCTAAAAGCATCCGGACTCGCCGCGGGAAAAGGAGTGATCATTTGCGAAGACCACATGGAAGCAGAACGAGAAATCATCGCCATGCTGTCTGGAAAATTCGGTTCTGCATCTGAAACACTGGTCATCGAAGAATTCATGAATGGAATTG
This sequence is a window from Saprospiraceae bacterium. Protein-coding genes within it:
- a CDS encoding T9SS type A sorting domain-containing protein, translated to MKTLIFKFVNKYIFFLMFLAFTQHIKAQYSDPRFEIQFYELENLSCDMAMVKLRIRFTGDQPGTNGENVYVAGMNIHIHCYPEPNSGNIIRIDPATTKASFHSILKAQSWIDVSNPGSNEEELLLSGDNPNGSCCDGDMVFVEGVVYDLCTIYMYVEGTGLLEFEDMVEPTVTFDYHATSSTWIRDEFEIYGTWGDYPLYVNPVSGNYNISGKILRQPNDPNVHCPDGMPLVGVSITLTEPDPDIDLESVANFEGDWCFPAAYDDSHNISLYGIGIGEELCGVSTADIVRIQRHILGLQTFNTRWEKLAADANNNLYITAADIACIRKAILGASTEEYCPLFSQSWRYETTDSYGQSHNPELLRETDYVDLVSTTALSDIDFYAYKVGDVDGSCDDCQTIQNNNIEIRSNYDTLTLALGNPQAYGITGNYKIPVYCKLETDLTLLSISIHDPSSSLIGLSNWFLDFGDIRGDYQISGNGSDLDLMWMIDTVESVEVPEDTLLFYIIAEDSTNNFTLNVSPVSQIRNNWYPSTSDSGPVKLIKEIGSFGLKKDGSFVYPNPGRHELVISLKEAGLQQADLIIRNVEGTPVLQLKDIKKDVLLIPVHELKSGMYFISLEDRSNKRVQKWIKF
- a CDS encoding gliding motility-associated C-terminal domain-containing protein, which gives rise to MKKLMQLVLIVILAPELGDAQQMYYFSWQYGFGIAEYSNCSIVQRIPLAKALPGATINIIKFPDGRLYRASEWDGGFFNDSIPVVYTPIKKHKYSDIGRINERAVSVCVDSRSLIYIVMRTWDDSTLSYLMEYDYTTGRFTILGNVNKGLRSILAVGNKLLGFEEILQPYRHYRMIQMNPYEPEKAKVLFTVDSTLWVKDYSPKHISPYLCLFKAYESCDQLNLMLSSFTNNDSLTRFYKIDFNQKKLVPACTIPMHFEFQNNEGYRGYDYLRECDFQFDFDLNNSTDSVRNCRIAYTCPRIEQEIHDLDWDYHSDGSLDSIHVEILSGNVDSINEYIWAAYLPPGAIVIGNRSADLKIYSTLKISGQEIKKILGGIRYKNDLNNPSPGERTLRTTVFIPWFEDTANSRITIPQFQNKLQDTSIWLCPQNGMFDLSALHFQQSINGIWMENDLNNGFINTSKTPSGTFHYLYQRVDHCPTDTAQLQLNYYENPLIELGSNTIAEGHTIQKINLNSTYQNIQSIQWFQNGQLVAIDTREFEFEMNQDVLIRVNVQTDDDCVFQDSIFFALSVDQNDIWIPDAFSPNGDQINDLFTIKGKYDIHIHSLDIFDRWGNLVFFQKDFSANDYTKSWNGFVNNQPVNPGTYIYQLVFAVTSGVKTMKNGTLHLIR